The genomic DNA CGTGCCTTTATTTCATATGTATATAATTTGTTTTTTAAAGGTCATATAGTATAGCCATGTTATATTCATTAGCGTTTGTGAACGGTTCGTGCATGGCTATTTCATATGTATATAATTTGTTTTTTAACTGTCATTTGGTATAGCCATGTTATATTCATTGCTGTTTGTGCACAGTTCGGTGCATGGCTATTTCATATGTATATAATTTGTTTTTTAAAGGCCATCCCGATTTATCGGGATAGCCATGTTATATTCATTAGTATTTGTGCACTGTTCGTGCATGGCTATTTCATATTCTTCTGAAGTATTTGAAATTTATTTTTTCATAAACTGATCCATTTTACTATCAAAATTAATATAGTAAATGCCTTTGGTTAAATTACCCACATCCACATTTAATGCAAATCCTTTCTTAACAATATTTCCATAGTTGTCATAAATTTCAAACATGGTTTCAGTAGTAAAGACTATTTCTTTAGACACTTTTAAAGGACTGAAAGACACCTCTGCTGACATTGATCTAAACTTAGTTGTAGGCGAGTATCTTGGTTTACCAGTATAATCTACTTGTTTTACTCTGAATTGGTTTTCTCCTGAATGGGGCGCAACTTTAAATGAATATTCATTTGCTCCTGGCGTTCCTTTGCCTTCAACTTCTCCAACATTTATCCACTTATTCCATCTGTATTGTTCAATAACAAAAGGCAATTTTCCGGTTTCTCCTTTGGTTGACCATTGAACAATATCTTCTTTTTCTATCTTAATATTAACTACCTCAAAAGTGCTTTTTGGTTTTAAAACCTCTGGGTTAAGTACCTTTGGTTTGCAATCGTCCTTGTGCATAATTTTGACAACTACTGCGGCCCCAAGTTCAAGTTGAAATGAAGAAAAATCAATTTCGAATGCGCTCGAATTCGTTTCATCGGCAGTTACCCTGTCATTAATTCGAACTTCAAAAACACAAAAACCCACACTTGATCCAGCAAAAGGATTTTGAATATAAAGATTCTTGCCTTGGTAATTGCCTTCTAAAACTATTACACCGGCTGCTTTTGCGGATACAATTGAAAATACAAGGACGAATATTGTGAAAATTATTCTCATAAAATTAAAAAATCTAAATCGCCCATTATTAGGACATTTTATTTTAAGTATGCAATAATAGGTTCTTCTTTTAAGAATTCAAAGCAAAATTGTAAAAAAAAATCGACATTTCCATTTTTTTTATAGAAAAAGTTTGGTTTTAGATTACAAATACAACAAATAACATGTTACAAATTAATTGAATAATTATTAATTATCCAAAACCATAAAATAAATGCATCAAAATTTGGAATTTTAACTTCCTATTATTAACCTTGCTGTTGATTTATATATGATTTCATGAAAAAGAATATACTTATACCAATTTTTCTATTGTCCCTTTTATTTTCTTGCACATCACCCTCTGTTGAAGAAAATAAACCTAGATCAGTTAAAGGAAATGTAGTGTATGGTGGTACTTTAAGAATCAACAAAAACCGACCCATGATTTCACTTTATCCACCTTATATTACGGATTTAGTGTCTTCACATGTTTCGTCACAAATTTATGAAGGTTTGGTTAAATTTGATTCTAAAGATCTTTCTATTTTACCCTCTTTAGCAACTAAATGGGAGATTGATTCGAGTGGAACAATTTATACATTTACACTTAAAAAAGGAGTTTTTTTTCATGATGATCAATGTTTTGCCCAAGGCAAAGGACGTGAATTAAAAGCTTCTGATATTAAATATACATTTGAGTTATTGTCAACTCCAAGTCCATTTAACCATTCATTTAACTTTACTTTAAAAGGAAAACTAAAAGGAGCGGATGAATTTTATGAATCTTCTGTTTTAGAATCCAAACCCGAACTTTCAGGTATTAAAGTAATTGATGATTATACATTTCAATTGTTTTTAAATAGTCCGAATTCCACTTTCCTTTACATTCTTGCGAGCCCTTCAATGGTAATACTTGCAGAGGAGGCCGTAAAACATTATGGCCATATGCTCACCATTGGAACAGGACCCTTTATGTACAGCCAAAATAATAATTCTGGAAATCTTATTCTAACAAGAAATTCAATGTATCATGGGTATGATGTTCTCGGAAATCAATTGCCTTATCTTGATTCTATAGAATTTAGCTTTATTGAATCAAAAAAAGAAGAGCTTGTTGCTTTTCAAGCAAAGAAGGTTGATTTGATAATTGGTTTACCTTCTGAATCTATAAGGGAAGTTGTTGAAAATCAGATTGGCGATTTTAAGTTGGACCCCCCGAATTACATTTTGGACAGATCACTTGAACTAGTAACACAATTTTATGAATTTAACACAACAAATTCAATTTTTAAAGATAAGCGTTTACGCCAGGCATTTTCATACGCTGTTGATAAAAATCGCATTTTTAATGATGTGATTTTAGGCGAAGCTTTTGGCCCCGGTATTCATGGAATTTCACCACCATCTTTTATTGGATATGATATAACTGCTATTAAAGGATATGACTTTGATCCTGAAAAGGCAAGAAAATTGCTTTCGGAGGCAGGATATCCAAATGGAAAAAATTTCCCTTCAATTAAATTAAGTATATCTTCTGGAGAATCAAAAAATACCGCTGTTGCCTTGGAATTTTCAAGACAAATAAAGAAAGTATTAAATGTAGATATTGAACTTGAAATTTTGCCTTATTCAACTTTGATAGAAAATTCAAAATATGCTAAAGGGGACATAACGAGATCTGCATGGATTGCTGATTATCCAAGCCCTGAGAGTTTTCTTTCCATGTTTTATGGAACAGGGGTGCCTTTGTCTAATGATCTTCCTTCTTTTCCAAATACTACCAGGTTTGTAAATACGAAATTTGATAGTTTATTTCAAGCTGGAGTTAATACTGTGAATCAAAGGGAGAGTTACAACTTTTTTTTAAGAGCGGAACAATTGATGATTGAAGAGGCTCCCGTAATGGTGCTTTGGTATGACGAAAAATACAGATTGTATCAATCAAATGTCCGTAATTTTCATCCTAATCCAATTAATTATTGGGACTTCTCCCAAGTATATAAGGATAAGTAACTCTATAAATGGAACTTATTGCTTAAAAACCTGCTTTATTTTTTATAGCAGGTTTTTTATTTAATGGTAATTCTTTTCACTATTTTGCGTTAAATAGTAAGAAAATTAAATTTTTCAACAAAATAAAAATAAAAAAAGCTACTTTTGCAGCCCAATTAAAGAAATTAATAACACAAAATGCAGAATTTAAGAAATATTGCTATTATAGCACACGTTGACCACGGCAAGACAACTCTTGTAGATAAAATACTACATCAATGCCAGCTTTTCCGTGAGAATCAACATTCCGGAGAATTAATATTAGATAATAATGACCTTGAAAGAGAAAGAGGAATTACTATCCTAGCCAAAAACGTTTCTGTTAGATATAAAGGAAATAAAATAAATATAATTGATACTCCTGGCCACGCTGACTTTGGAGGCGAGGTTGAAAGAGTATTAAACATGGCGGATGGGGTTCTTTTACTTGTTGATGCTTTTGAAGGACCAATGCCTCAAACTCGTTTTGTGTTGCAAAAGGCCATTCAAATGGGCCTTAAGCCTATTGTTGTAATTAACAAGGTGGATAAGCCGAATTGCAGACCTGACGAAGTTCAGGATGGAGTATTTGATCTTATGTTCAATCTAGGTGCCACTGAGGAACAGCTTGATTTCCCAACAATCTATGGTTCTTCTAAAGAAGGCTGGATGAGTACTGACTGGAAAAATCCAACAACGGATATCACCGCTTTGCTTGATGCTATTTTGGAATCTATTCCTGCTGCGCCTGCTTACCATGGTTCACCTCAAATGCAAATTACCTCTCTTGATTATTCATCTTTTGTAGGTCGTATTGCTATTGGAAGATTACTTCGCGGAACATTAAATGAAAATATGCCAGTATCTCTTGTTAAAAGAGATGGAAAAATTGTTAAATCAAGGATAAAAGAACTTTACTTATTTGAAGGCTTAGGAAAGCTGAAAGTAACTCAGGTAAATGCCGGAGAGATATGTGCTGTAATGGGTATTGAAGGTTTTGAAATTGGAGATACAATTGCTGATATTGAAAATCCTGAGGCATTAAAACCGATTTCCATTGACGAGCCAACTATGAATATGCTTTTTACCATAAACAATTCACCGTTTTTTGGTAAGGAAGGTAAGTTTGTTACATCACGCCATCTTAGAGAGCGTTTGAAAAAGGAAACTGAAAAAAACCTTGCTCTTCGTGTTGAAGATACTGAATCTGCTGATTCTTTTCTTGTTTTTGGAAGGGGGATTTTGCATTTATCGGTGTTAATTGAAACAATGAGAAGAGAAGGATATGAATTCCAAGTTGGACAACCTCAGGTTATCATTAAAGAAATTGATGGACAAAAATGCGAACCAATTGAAGCTTTAACCATTGATGTTCCTGAAGAATTTTCTGGTAAAGTTATTGAACAGGTAAGTATGCGTAAGGGGGAAATGAAAATCATGGAACCTAAAGGAGATTTGATTCACCTTGAATTTGAAATTCCTGCAAGAGGAATAATAGGTATGAGGAACAATATCCTTACTGCAACAACTGGCCAAGCAATTATGGCTCATCGTTTCAAAGGATATGAACCTTGGAAAGGCGTTATTCAAGGCAGAATTAATGGTTCTTTAATTTCAATGGAAAATGGAACGGCTATTCCTTATGCAATTGATAAAATGCAAGACAGGGGAAGATTTTTTGTTGATCCAACTGAAGAAATTTATACAGGACAAGTTATTGGTGAGAATTCAAGACCTGATGATCTTGTAATAAATATTACCAAAACAAAAAAATTAACTAACATGCGTGCATCAGGATCTGATGACAAAGTGAGCATAGCACCTGCTGTTAAGTTTTCTCTTGAAGAAGCACTTGAATATATTCAAAGGGACGAATATGTTGAAATTACTCCAAAGTCTATGAGACTAAGAAAAATAGTATTGGATGAAAACGAAAGAAAGCGGACACAAAAAAAAATAATGTCATAACTATTTAAGTCCTTGTTATTTTACTCTAAACTAGTAGAATGATTAAATAAGGTTGAAGGAATTGTAATAATAATTAACCGTTTCAAAAGTAAAATTTTGAGACGGTTTTTTAGTGAATTTTTAACAGCATACAGAAAAGTTAAAAGGGGTTTGAATCGCTGTTTTAATCCATTGAGCATTTTATTTCTAAATACCGATTTAAAAAAATAAGTTGTAGAAATGGTTAACTCATTTTAAAAATTCAAATTAGAAATTGCAATAAAATTAGCCTAATAGAAATGGTTGGCAAATGCTATTATTCTTAATACTGCTAATCAAATCGGTTTTAATTATTAAGGAGTGTGCTTTTTTTTGAAAGTTTTCGAAAAACATCCTTTAGAATAATTTATTTGTTATTCTAAAAGATGTTTTTTTACTTTTTAATGTCGAAATTCTCTAGGAATTTGGTAGTGTAATTTCCACTGATAAAATCCTCATTTTCCATAAGTTTAATATGAAAAGGGATAGTTGTTTTAATTCCTTCGATTACAAATTCACTCAAAGCCCTGTGCATTTTTGCTATGGCCTCTTTCCTGGTTTGAGCAACAGTTATTAACTTGGCAATCATGGAATCATAATTTGGAGGTATAGTATATCCAGCATAAATGTGGGAATCAACACGTATTCCATGTCCGCCAGGAGTATGCAATGTTGTTATTTTTCCTGGTGAAGGTCTAAAATCATTGTATGGGTCCTCAGCATTAATGCGACATTCAATTGCATGCATTTGAGGAAAATAATTTTTTCCGGAAATAGGAATACCTGCAGCCACCAGGATTTGTTCCCTTATAAGATCATAATCGATAACCTCTTCTGTTATTGGATGCTCAACCTGAATTCGGGTATTCATTTCCATGAAATAAAAGTTGCGGTGTTTATCTACAAGAAATTCAACAGTACCTACCCCTTCATAATTTACAGCCGATGCAGCTTTAATAGCAGCTTCTCCCATTGCATGACGCAATTCATCAGTCATAAAAGGTGATGGAGTTTCTTCAGCAAGCTTTTGATGCCTGCGTTGAATGGAACAATCTCTTTCAGACAAATGGCATACTTTACCGAATTGATCACCAACAATTTGAATTTCAATATGTCTTGGCTCTTCGATATATTTCTCCATGTACATTCCGTCATTTCCGAATGCTGCTGCTGCTTCCTGTCTTGCAGAATCCCATGCTGCTTCAATATCTTCCTCTTTCCAAACAATACGCATTCCCTTGCCTCCGCCTCCTGCAGTTGCTTTCAAAATAACAGGGTACTTAACTTTTTTTGCTGTTTTCTTTGTGGTTTCAATATCTGTTAGAATCCCAACAGATCCGGGAACAGTTGGAACACCAGCTTTAATCATTGTGGCTTTAGCTGATGCCTTATCTCCCATTCCGTTTATCATTTCGGGAGAAGCTCCAATAAATTTAATTCCGTGTTCCTGGCAAATTTTAGAAAATTTAGCATTTTCTGATAAAAAACCATATCCAGGATGTATTGCATCGGAGTTTGTAATTTCTGCTGCGGATATAATATTAGGAATCTTTAAATAAGAATCTTTGCTTGGTGCAGGTCCAATACAAACTGCTTCATCAGCAAATTTCACATGAAGACTTTCCTTATCAGCAGTTGAATATACAGCTACTGTATGAATACCCATTTCCTTGCAAGTGCGAATTATTCTAAGGGCTATTTCTCCCCTATTGGCGATAAGTATTTTTTTAAACATAGAAGAATCTTTTATTTATGCCGGTTCAACTAAAAACAATACCTGGTCATATTCTACAGGCTTTCCGTCATCTACAAGCACTTTAACAATTCTACCTGCAATATCGGATTCAATTTCGTTAAAAAGCTTCATCGCTTCTATAATGCAAATTACCTTTCCTGGTTGTATTTCATCTCCCACACTTATAAAAGAAGGCTTGTCTGGTCCTGAAGAACGATAGAAAGTTCCAATCATTGGGGATTTAATAGCAATATATTTACTCTCATCACTTACAGGAGTAGCCACCGCTGCAGGAGCAGCCTGTGGAGCAGGAGCCTGATGTGAAGCAAGTTGTTGAGGAGCTTGTTGCATCATCTGAACAGGCGAGGCCATCATTACTTGCTCTGGCTTTGTTTTAATTACTATCTTAAATCCTTTTGTTTCGAGTTCTACTTCAGTCACACCTGATTTGGCGACAAATTTTATCAGGGCTTGAATTTCATTTATGTCCATAATTTTCCTTTAAAAATTTCGGTAAAGATATAAAAATATGCAATGTTGAATCCTATTTTGTATCGTAAGCCCATTTAACATAAATAGCTCCCCAGGTAAAACCACCTCCAAAGGCAGCCAAAACAATGTTGTCCCCTTTTTTTAATTCCTTTTCCCAATCCCATAAGCACAGTGGAATTGTTCCAGAAGTTGTGTTACCATATTTTTCAATGTTAAGCATAACCTTTTCCATACCAATGCCCATTCTTTTTGCTGTGGCATCTATAATTCTTTTATTTGCCTGATGAGGAACAAGAAATGAAACATCATCAGCCTGAAGATTATTCTTTTCCATAATTTCTACCGAAACATCAGCCATTCCTTTAACAGCAGCCTTAAAAACCGGCTGGCCTTCCTGGAATATAAAATGTTCCTTGGCATTCACTGTCTCAATACTTGCCGGTTTTAACGAACCACCAGCTTTTTGATGTAAATAAGTTCTTCCAGATCCATCTGATTTTAGTATTGAATCTAAAATCCCAAAGCCCTCATTATTGGGTTCAAGTAAAACAGCACCGCAACCATCACCAAAAAGGACACAGGTTGTACGGTCGGTGTAATCAACAATAGAGGACATTTTATCTGCTCCAACTATTACCACTTTTTTGTGTTTCCCAGATTCAATGAATTGAGTTCCGGTTGCAAGTGCAAAAAGAAAGCCTGAACAGGCAGCAGCAAGATCATATCCCCATGCATTTTTGGCACCAACTTTATCACAAATAATATTTGCAGTAGCAGGAAAAATCATATCCGGAGTAACTGTAGCGCAGATAACCAAATCGATTTCCTCAGGAGAGATTCCTCTTTTTTCACACAGCATTCTTACTGCCTCAGCTCCCATATCAGAGGTTGCTTTTCCTAATCCCTTTAATATCCTTCTCTCTTTAATTCCGGTTCTTGAAACAATCCAATCCTCAGAAGTATCTACCATTGTTTCAAGAATTTTATTAGTCAGTACATAATCTGGCAAATAGCCTTGTACTGCTGTAATAGCAGCTCTAATCTTTGTCATTATTGAAAAGCTTCTTTAATTTTATCTGAAAGGTTTGCATCAGCTATCTCTTTGGATAAAATCAGCATATTTTTAATTGCTAATTCATTGGATATTCCGTGGCCAATTATAACATTGGCATTTATCCCTAAAATAGGGGAACCTCCGTAATTTTCATAGTTAAAACGTTCAAAAAATTCATCGGTAATTCCTCTTCGCTTTATCAGGTTATAAAATGCTTCAGCCTCTTTTAAAATAATGTTACCCGTAAACCCATCACATACCATTACATCAATATCTTCATTGAAAATATCACGGCCTTCAATGTTTCCAATAAAATTGAATTCCGTGGTTTCTTTCATCAGTTCATGGGCTGCCTGGGTTAAAAGATTTCCTTTTTTTTCTTCCTCTCCAATATTCATCAATCCCACTCGAGGATTATTTATACCAAAAATATGTTTGGCATAAAGAGAACCCAGTAAACCGAACTGATAGAGTACATCGGGTTTGCAATCTGCGTTAGCACCAACATCCAGAATAATACCCACTTTGCCATTTTCCTTGGGAAGGGCTGAGGTTATACAAGGCCTGATGACACCGGAAACAGGCTTAACAGAATAAACAGAACCAACAAGCATAGCACCCGTGTTACCAGCGCTTGCAAAGCTGTTAATTCTTTTTTCTTTCAACATGCTAAAGCCTACGGCAATGCTGGAATCTTGTTTTTTGCTAAATGATTTTGTAGGGTGTTCTCCCATTTCGATAACTTCTGTAGTATGTACAATTTCAAAGTTATCAGGAGAAACTCCCGAAGCGTTGAGGATTGGAACAAATAAATCGGCATTACCGATTAATACGATTTTAACCTCAGAAGGGAGTTGCTTAAAAGCAAGAATTGCACCTTTGGTGGTTACCTCAGGTGCAAAATCCCCGCCCATAATATCTAGACCTATTTTCATCTATTTCCCCAATAATGAATAAACGGAAATAAAAATTCCTGGTTTTTATTCAAAAAGGATTATCTATTGTTGTTGCTTTTCCATTACAACTTTGCCCTTATGGTAAAGTTTTCCTTCATGCCAGTGAGCTCTGTGATAAAGATGTGGTTCACCAGTTGTTGGGCAAAAAGCAATTGTTGGAGGTACTGCATTATCGTGAGTTCTTCTCTTGTCTCTTCTCGATTTGGAGATCCGGTGTTTAGGATGTGCCATTTTATGTTAATTTTAGTTATTTAAGTTTATTTAATATATCCCATCGGGGATCACTGTTGTTAATTTTTGGTTTAAGCTCTTCCAGTTTTTTAACAATTTCCGGATTGCATTCTCCCTCTGGATGACTATTTATCAAAGGAATTGCAAGAACAATGTATTCATAAATAAATTGTGAAACATTTAACTCCTGCTCATTATAAGATAAAACAAACACCTCATCCGTTTCCTCATGGGTTGCCTCTCCAAATGAAACAAACAACCTGCGTTTGGTTTGCACTGAAATTTCAAGTTCATCCAAACACCTGTCGCATTCTACAATAGCTTTTCCTTCAATTTCAAAATTAAGGGTAAGCATATTGCTTTGTTTCAATAAAAAAAGATCAATATTAAAAATTCCTTTTT from Bacteroidota bacterium includes the following:
- the rpmF gene encoding 50S ribosomal protein L32 → MAHPKHRISKSRRDKRRTHDNAVPPTIAFCPTTGEPHLYHRAHWHEGKLYHKGKVVMEKQQQ
- the accC gene encoding acetyl-CoA carboxylase biotin carboxylase subunit; this encodes MFKKILIANRGEIALRIIRTCKEMGIHTVAVYSTADKESLHVKFADEAVCIGPAPSKDSYLKIPNIISAAEITNSDAIHPGYGFLSENAKFSKICQEHGIKFIGASPEMINGMGDKASAKATMIKAGVPTVPGSVGILTDIETTKKTAKKVKYPVILKATAGGGGKGMRIVWKEEDIEAAWDSARQEAAAAFGNDGMYMEKYIEEPRHIEIQIVGDQFGKVCHLSERDCSIQRRHQKLAEETPSPFMTDELRHAMGEAAIKAASAVNYEGVGTVEFLVDKHRNFYFMEMNTRIQVEHPITEEVIDYDLIREQILVAAGIPISGKNYFPQMHAIECRINAEDPYNDFRPSPGKITTLHTPGGHGIRVDSHIYAGYTIPPNYDSMIAKLITVAQTRKEAIAKMHRALSEFVIEGIKTTIPFHIKLMENEDFISGNYTTKFLENFDIKK
- a CDS encoding ketoacyl-ACP synthase III — its product is MTKIRAAITAVQGYLPDYVLTNKILETMVDTSEDWIVSRTGIKERRILKGLGKATSDMGAEAVRMLCEKRGISPEEIDLVICATVTPDMIFPATANIICDKVGAKNAWGYDLAAACSGFLFALATGTQFIESGKHKKVVIVGADKMSSIVDYTDRTTCVLFGDGCGAVLLEPNNEGFGILDSILKSDGSGRTYLHQKAGGSLKPASIETVNAKEHFIFQEGQPVFKAAVKGMADVSVEIMEKNNLQADDVSFLVPHQANKRIIDATAKRMGIGMEKVMLNIEKYGNTTSGTIPLCLWDWEKELKKGDNIVLAAFGGGFTWGAIYVKWAYDTK
- the typA gene encoding translational GTPase TypA yields the protein MQNLRNIAIIAHVDHGKTTLVDKILHQCQLFRENQHSGELILDNNDLERERGITILAKNVSVRYKGNKINIIDTPGHADFGGEVERVLNMADGVLLLVDAFEGPMPQTRFVLQKAIQMGLKPIVVINKVDKPNCRPDEVQDGVFDLMFNLGATEEQLDFPTIYGSSKEGWMSTDWKNPTTDITALLDAILESIPAAPAYHGSPQMQITSLDYSSFVGRIAIGRLLRGTLNENMPVSLVKRDGKIVKSRIKELYLFEGLGKLKVTQVNAGEICAVMGIEGFEIGDTIADIENPEALKPISIDEPTMNMLFTINNSPFFGKEGKFVTSRHLRERLKKETEKNLALRVEDTESADSFLVFGRGILHLSVLIETMRREGYEFQVGQPQVIIKEIDGQKCEPIEALTIDVPEEFSGKVIEQVSMRKGEMKIMEPKGDLIHLEFEIPARGIIGMRNNILTATTGQAIMAHRFKGYEPWKGVIQGRINGSLISMENGTAIPYAIDKMQDRGRFFVDPTEEIYTGQVIGENSRPDDLVINITKTKKLTNMRASGSDDKVSIAPAVKFSLEEALEYIQRDEYVEITPKSMRLRKIVLDENERKRTQKKIMS
- a CDS encoding ABC transporter substrate-binding protein — translated: MKKNILIPIFLLSLLFSCTSPSVEENKPRSVKGNVVYGGTLRINKNRPMISLYPPYITDLVSSHVSSQIYEGLVKFDSKDLSILPSLATKWEIDSSGTIYTFTLKKGVFFHDDQCFAQGKGRELKASDIKYTFELLSTPSPFNHSFNFTLKGKLKGADEFYESSVLESKPELSGIKVIDDYTFQLFLNSPNSTFLYILASPSMVILAEEAVKHYGHMLTIGTGPFMYSQNNNSGNLILTRNSMYHGYDVLGNQLPYLDSIEFSFIESKKEELVAFQAKKVDLIIGLPSESIREVVENQIGDFKLDPPNYILDRSLELVTQFYEFNTTNSIFKDKRLRQAFSYAVDKNRIFNDVILGEAFGPGIHGISPPSFIGYDITAIKGYDFDPEKARKLLSEAGYPNGKNFPSIKLSISSGESKNTAVALEFSRQIKKVLNVDIELEILPYSTLIENSKYAKGDITRSAWIADYPSPESFLSMFYGTGVPLSNDLPSFPNTTRFVNTKFDSLFQAGVNTVNQRESYNFFLRAEQLMIEEAPVMVLWYDEKYRLYQSNVRNFHPNPINYWDFSQVYKDK
- a CDS encoding DUF177 domain-containing protein, producing MFDLNQLSIPFVGLKDGEYQYKYAINESFFEELEYSEIKKGIFNIDLFLLKQSNMLTLNFEIEGKAIVECDRCLDELEISVQTKRRLFVSFGEATHEETDEVFVLSYNEQELNVSQFIYEYIVLAIPLINSHPEGECNPEIVKKLEELKPKINNSDPRWDILNKLK
- the plsX gene encoding phosphate acyltransferase PlsX; translated protein: MKIGLDIMGGDFAPEVTTKGAILAFKQLPSEVKIVLIGNADLFVPILNASGVSPDNFEIVHTTEVIEMGEHPTKSFSKKQDSSIAVGFSMLKEKRINSFASAGNTGAMLVGSVYSVKPVSGVIRPCITSALPKENGKVGIILDVGANADCKPDVLYQFGLLGSLYAKHIFGINNPRVGLMNIGEEEKKGNLLTQAAHELMKETTEFNFIGNIEGRDIFNEDIDVMVCDGFTGNIILKEAEAFYNLIKRRGITDEFFERFNYENYGGSPILGINANVIIGHGISNELAIKNMLILSKEIADANLSDKIKEAFQ
- the accB gene encoding acetyl-CoA carboxylase biotin carboxyl carrier protein; amino-acid sequence: MDINEIQALIKFVAKSGVTEVELETKGFKIVIKTKPEQVMMASPVQMMQQAPQQLASHQAPAPQAAPAAVATPVSDESKYIAIKSPMIGTFYRSSGPDKPSFISVGDEIQPGKVICIIEAMKLFNEIESDIAGRIVKVLVDDGKPVEYDQVLFLVEPA